One window from the genome of Planctomycetota bacterium encodes:
- a CDS encoding redoxin domain-containing protein, producing MQVWKLILATGWLTVAGCAGTESGARSTESTCPIRQVVADSAAEIQPLELGQTIPNVKLRQPDGISVQTHDVVALKPTVLVIYRGGWCPYCTRHLRDLAEIESQLRESGYQIVAVSPDRPEELAKSIVNEKLTYTLLSDSDIALAKAMGLAFHIDDPMYTRLKGMGMDLERASGRDHHVLPVPAVYLLDKTGTIHFAYWNPDYKTRLSGDALLAAARRLAATSVR from the coding sequence ATGCAGGTATGGAAACTCATCTTGGCGACTGGGTGGTTGACCGTGGCAGGATGCGCCGGGACGGAGTCCGGCGCCAGGTCCACGGAGTCGACCTGCCCGATCAGGCAGGTCGTCGCTGACAGCGCGGCAGAGATTCAGCCACTGGAACTCGGCCAGACCATCCCGAACGTGAAGTTGCGACAGCCCGACGGCATATCCGTACAGACTCATGATGTGGTCGCGCTCAAGCCGACGGTTCTGGTGATCTATCGTGGTGGCTGGTGTCCGTACTGCACGCGACATTTGCGGGATCTGGCGGAAATCGAATCGCAACTGCGTGAATCCGGCTACCAGATCGTCGCGGTCAGCCCGGATCGGCCGGAGGAACTGGCCAAGAGCATCGTCAATGAAAAGCTCACGTACACGTTGCTTTCCGACAGTGACATCGCCCTGGCGAAGGCGATGGGGTTGGCCTTCCATATTGACGATCCGATGTACACCCGGCTCAAGGGGATGGGCATGGACCTGGAGCGGGCGTCCGGCCGTGATCATCACGTGCTGCCGGTGCCCGCGGTGTACCTGCTCGACAAGACGGGCACGATCCACTTCGCGTACTGGAACCCGGACTACAAGACACGACTTTCAGGCGACGCGTTGCTCGCCGCCGCCCGGAGACTGGCCGCTACTTCCGTTCGTTGA
- a CDS encoding PQQ-binding-like beta-propeller repeat protein, with amino-acid sequence MYIRRNQKVVRVLLAALALVALVQWVVLSRQMLGGLRMDYQLTRAEVVAASATEASPPLGDQALSNWPQWRGPLATGVAPQADPPVRWSEQENIRWKLSPPGKGHSTPIVWDNHIFLTAAAPVGEAQEPRYSGAPGAHDNAPITHRQQFLVMAVDRRDGRMLWQRMVHEALPHEGSHVSASLASNSPVTDGERVYAFFGSYGLYCLGFDGELVWRADLGVMHTKHGHGEGASPALYGDTLIVNWDHEGQSYLYAFDKRTGAIRWKAPRDEPTSWATPIVVEHDGRVQVIVAGTNRMRGYDLATGDEIWACGGLSSNIVASPVVGDGLVFAGCSYNKRAVLAVRLDGAAGDVTGTQQVAWSTNRGTPYVPSLLSYDQALYYLSHYQGVLTRVDAATGRGRPGAFRLSGIRNVYASPVGAAGRVYITSRDGVTLVISHDDQPQVLALNQLEDTFSASAVPVGGDLLLRGEQYLYCINERK; translated from the coding sequence ATGTATATCCGACGTAATCAAAAAGTGGTTCGTGTTCTGTTGGCCGCGTTGGCGCTGGTGGCGCTGGTTCAATGGGTCGTGCTGAGTCGGCAGATGCTTGGCGGGTTGAGGATGGATTATCAGCTTACACGAGCGGAAGTCGTCGCCGCTTCAGCCACCGAAGCTTCGCCGCCACTCGGCGATCAAGCGCTGTCGAACTGGCCGCAGTGGCGCGGCCCGCTGGCCACGGGGGTGGCGCCGCAGGCTGATCCGCCGGTGCGATGGAGCGAGCAGGAGAACATCCGCTGGAAGCTCTCGCCGCCGGGCAAGGGGCACTCCACGCCGATCGTCTGGGATAACCACATCTTTTTGACTGCGGCGGCGCCGGTCGGCGAGGCGCAGGAGCCGCGCTACAGCGGCGCGCCCGGCGCGCACGACAACGCCCCGATCACGCATCGCCAACAGTTCCTGGTCATGGCCGTCGATCGACGCGACGGGCGGATGCTCTGGCAGCGGATGGTCCATGAGGCCCTGCCGCACGAGGGGTCGCATGTGTCGGCGTCGCTGGCGTCCAACTCCCCGGTGACCGACGGCGAGCGCGTGTACGCCTTTTTCGGATCGTACGGCCTGTACTGCCTGGGTTTCGACGGCGAACTCGTCTGGCGGGCCGACCTCGGCGTCATGCACACCAAACACGGGCACGGCGAGGGCGCTTCGCCGGCGCTCTATGGCGACACGCTCATCGTCAACTGGGACCACGAAGGCCAGTCATATCTCTACGCCTTCGACAAGCGCACCGGCGCGATCCGCTGGAAGGCGCCGCGGGACGAGCCGACCTCGTGGGCCACGCCGATCGTGGTCGAACATGACGGTCGCGTGCAGGTCATCGTCGCCGGCACGAATCGGATGCGCGGCTACGACCTGGCGACGGGGGATGAGATCTGGGCGTGTGGCGGGCTTTCGTCCAACATCGTCGCCTCCCCCGTAGTGGGCGACGGCCTGGTCTTCGCCGGATGCAGCTACAACAAGCGGGCGGTGCTGGCGGTGCGCCTCGACGGCGCCGCGGGCGACGTGACCGGCACTCAGCAGGTGGCCTGGTCCACGAACCGCGGCACGCCGTATGTCCCCTCGCTGCTGTCGTACGACCAGGCGCTGTACTACCTGTCACACTACCAGGGGGTGCTGACCCGTGTGGACGCGGCCACGGGGCGGGGCCGGCCGGGTGCCTTTCGCCTGTCGGGCATCCGCAACGTCTACGCCTCGCCGGTCGGGGCCGCCGGTCGCGTGTACATCACCTCGCGCGACGGCGTGACGCTGGTGATCAGCCACGACGACCAGCCGCAGGTGCTGGCTCTCAATCAGCTTGAAGACACATTCAGCGCCTCAGCCGTGCCGGTCGGCGGCGACCTGCTGCTGCGCGGCGAACAGTACCTGTATTGCATCAACGAACGGAAGTAG
- a CDS encoding thioredoxin fold domain-containing protein codes for MPARTRRVLLALTGVVIFALGLTVVWLSAQSSRASDQTAEPRQFGDLVVSDLSASKSDADEVEDGEIQWMTDLPQALAKAKSEGKLVMIDFYATWCGPCQLMERTTFQDPKVIGRMHQFIAVKIDTDRQPAVAGGYGVTGLPTSLIVAADGQPVQSAIGYLDAEKYLRLIDAGSNDR; via the coding sequence ATGCCCGCTCGCACACGCCGTGTTCTCCTGGCTTTGACCGGGGTCGTGATATTCGCCCTCGGGCTGACTGTCGTATGGCTGTCGGCACAATCTTCCCGGGCTTCGGATCAGACCGCTGAGCCGCGACAGTTCGGCGACTTGGTGGTTTCCGACCTGTCAGCGTCGAAGTCCGACGCCGACGAAGTCGAGGACGGTGAAATCCAGTGGATGACGGACCTGCCGCAGGCGCTGGCGAAGGCGAAATCCGAGGGCAAACTCGTGATGATCGACTTTTACGCCACGTGGTGCGGGCCCTGCCAGTTGATGGAGCGCACCACGTTCCAGGATCCGAAGGTCATCGGGCGAATGCACCAGTTCATCGCCGTGAAGATCGACACGGACCGCCAGCCGGCGGTCGCCGGCGGCTACGGCGTGACCGGCCTGCCCACCTCGCTGATCGTCGCTGCCGACGGCCAACCCGTGCAGAGCGCCATAGGATACCTCGACGCTGAGAAGTACCTGCGATTGATCGACGCAGGCAGCAACGACCGGTGA
- a CDS encoding DUF4159 domain-containing protein — MHMQLIHRGSLVKVLVVGILIQAAEFTWAQADQPPAEPPTGPIRVALLTYARGKTTRCFTASFLAEVDRRTTMTVDHEVQRVELSNAKLYEYPFAILAGKDMFTLTSDQRRNLRHFIQRGGFLMASPNCASHPWQSSFRRELKEVLPEAGLTKLDYNHPIFHVVDDIEALAAVSGKPDPPIYAIEYQGRVVGVFSPNGLNETDEAGEVCECCCGHEIAHAGLLKVNLLAYALTH, encoded by the coding sequence ATGCACATGCAACTTATCCATCGAGGTTCACTCGTGAAAGTACTGGTCGTGGGGATACTGATCCAAGCCGCCGAGTTCACATGGGCGCAGGCTGATCAGCCTCCCGCAGAGCCTCCAACCGGCCCCATACGCGTCGCCCTGCTGACGTATGCGCGCGGCAAGACCACGCGATGCTTCACCGCCTCGTTCTTGGCCGAGGTCGATCGGCGCACGACCATGACCGTCGATCATGAAGTTCAACGCGTCGAGTTGTCCAACGCGAAGCTGTACGAATACCCGTTCGCCATCCTCGCCGGCAAGGACATGTTCACCCTGACGTCCGATCAGCGGCGAAACCTGCGGCACTTCATCCAGCGCGGTGGGTTCCTGATGGCTTCGCCCAACTGCGCCTCGCATCCGTGGCAGAGCAGCTTCCGGCGTGAACTGAAAGAGGTCCTGCCCGAAGCCGGTCTGACGAAACTCGACTACAACCACCCGATCTTTCACGTGGTCGACGACATCGAGGCGCTGGCCGCCGTCTCCGGCAAGCCCGACCCGCCGATTTACGCCATCGAATACCAGGGGCGCGTGGTCGGCGTGTTCAGCCCGAACGGCCTGAACGAGACCGACGAAGCCGGCGAGGTCTGCGAATGCTGCTGCGGCCACGAGATCGCGCACGCCGGCCTGTTGAAAGTTAACCTGCTGGCCTATGCGCTGACGCATTGA
- a CDS encoding DUF255 domain-containing protein, with the protein MSRSTRSSDPRNHPGIVAIFEEPMKESFNKRQWILCGLVAAIAVAAVWQWGAAWWRQSQPPVRTLMSTAVADDREHKHTNHLIHETSPYLLQHAHNPVNWYAWGPEALAKAKRENKPIFLSVGYSTCYWCHVMEQQSFEDEEVAKILNEHFICIKVDREERPDIDEQYMLATQIMTGRGGWPNSVWLTPDGRPWMAGTYFPKQQFIQVLNTLQGYWTNRHPEIEQQADRLAEAIRQVGAGRGVQADRLIDRELVQQAVAQLVGSFDDTWGGFGSAPKFPPHGALRLLIHEYRRTQDPKLLPVITKTLDAMWLGGMHDHIGGGFHRYSTDHRWLLPHFEKMLYDNAQLMRAYTDGYLITKTPRYRRAVEDIFRWIGREMTSPDGAFYSAIDSGEVGAEGESYVWHHKEVLDVLGNADGALFAEVYNLQPRGNFREESTGESTGANIVHLTRPLTEIAADRGTDAGQFLRQMQRMRDQLLKRRLTWAQPHKDDKVLTSWNGLMIASLAYAGRQLDESRYTEAAGRAAAFVLDTMTDDTGGLLRSYRAELAKLPGYLDDYAYFIGGLIELHRATQDPRWLDEAKRLSDVMLASFEDKQAGGFFFTADAHEDLLVRSKSLTGGGNVPSSNGVAVEVLIDLSQLTGERRYTEAAERTLKALSGAMWANPRAMEAEVLAAAQWLDRPRNPRKLPAVASQPASSSGSGGGGDPSDSPDVHQEQALITLKLYASHLTVRPGQTLNLALAIDIAEGWHLYGPNPDVEFVIPTTVSVSESKLITAGQVAAPQPVVKMDDVIKQKLATYEGRIWYRVGVTVNPDAASGAGTVPGVIEVVVKSQACDATRCLQPRTDTLRLPIVIDPDASPTAPPRHPKLFVSSAAP; encoded by the coding sequence ATGTCCCGGTCGACACGAAGCTCTGACCCCCGGAATCACCCCGGAATCGTCGCAATCTTCGAGGAACCCATGAAAGAGTCGTTCAACAAAAGACAGTGGATTCTGTGCGGGCTCGTGGCGGCGATCGCCGTGGCAGCGGTCTGGCAGTGGGGCGCCGCCTGGTGGCGACAGAGCCAGCCGCCGGTGCGGACGCTGATGTCGACGGCCGTGGCCGACGATCGGGAACACAAGCACACCAATCACCTGATCCACGAGACCAGTCCGTACCTGCTCCAGCACGCGCACAATCCGGTCAACTGGTACGCGTGGGGCCCGGAGGCGCTGGCCAAGGCCAAGCGGGAGAACAAACCGATCTTCCTGTCGGTGGGGTATTCGACGTGCTACTGGTGCCACGTGATGGAGCAGCAGTCGTTCGAGGACGAAGAGGTCGCAAAGATCCTCAACGAGCATTTCATCTGCATCAAGGTCGACCGCGAGGAGCGGCCTGACATCGACGAACAGTACATGCTGGCCACGCAGATCATGACCGGTCGCGGCGGCTGGCCGAACTCGGTCTGGCTGACGCCGGACGGGCGCCCGTGGATGGCCGGCACGTACTTTCCCAAGCAGCAGTTCATCCAGGTGCTCAACACGCTGCAAGGCTACTGGACGAATCGACACCCGGAGATCGAGCAGCAGGCCGATCGCCTGGCCGAGGCGATTCGTCAGGTCGGCGCCGGACGGGGAGTCCAGGCCGATCGCCTGATCGATCGTGAACTGGTCCAGCAGGCCGTGGCGCAGCTCGTCGGATCGTTCGACGATACCTGGGGCGGGTTCGGCTCGGCGCCGAAGTTTCCGCCGCACGGCGCGCTGCGCCTGCTGATCCACGAGTATCGCCGCACGCAGGACCCGAAGCTGCTGCCGGTGATCACCAAGACGCTGGACGCGATGTGGCTGGGTGGGATGCACGACCACATCGGCGGCGGGTTTCACCGTTACTCGACGGACCACCGCTGGCTGCTGCCACACTTTGAGAAAATGCTCTACGACAACGCTCAGCTCATGCGCGCCTACACCGACGGCTACCTGATCACCAAGACGCCGCGCTACCGCCGGGCTGTCGAAGACATCTTCCGATGGATCGGGCGCGAGATGACTTCACCGGACGGCGCGTTCTACTCGGCGATCGACTCCGGCGAGGTCGGCGCCGAGGGCGAGAGCTACGTCTGGCACCACAAGGAGGTGCTCGACGTGCTGGGCAACGCCGACGGGGCGTTGTTCGCGGAGGTCTACAACCTCCAGCCGCGCGGCAATTTCCGGGAGGAATCGACCGGTGAATCGACGGGCGCCAACATCGTGCACCTGACCCGGCCGCTGACCGAGATCGCCGCCGATCGCGGCACGGACGCCGGGCAGTTTCTACGGCAGATGCAGCGGATGCGCGACCAGTTGCTCAAGCGCCGCCTGACGTGGGCCCAGCCGCACAAGGACGACAAGGTGCTGACAAGCTGGAACGGTCTGATGATCGCGTCGCTGGCTTACGCTGGCCGCCAGCTCGATGAGTCGCGCTATACCGAGGCCGCGGGGCGCGCCGCCGCGTTCGTCCTCGACACGATGACCGACGACACCGGCGGACTCCTGCGCTCCTACCGTGCTGAGTTGGCCAAGCTGCCCGGTTACCTCGACGACTACGCCTACTTCATCGGCGGGCTCATCGAGCTGCATCGAGCCACACAAGATCCGCGATGGCTCGATGAGGCGAAGCGGCTTTCCGACGTGATGCTCGCGTCTTTCGAGGACAAACAGGCCGGCGGCTTTTTCTTCACCGCCGACGCCCACGAGGATCTGCTGGTGCGCTCCAAGAGTCTGACCGGCGGCGGTAACGTGCCGTCGTCCAACGGCGTGGCGGTCGAAGTGCTGATCGACCTGTCTCAACTCACCGGCGAGCGGCGCTACACCGAGGCCGCTGAACGTACCCTCAAGGCGCTGTCCGGCGCCATGTGGGCCAACCCCCGCGCGATGGAGGCCGAGGTCCTCGCCGCGGCGCAATGGCTGGATCGCCCCCGGAACCCCCGGAAGCTGCCGGCCGTCGCTTCACAGCCGGCGTCGAGTTCCGGGAGCGGAGGCGGGGGCGATCCGAGCGATTCTCCGGATGTTCATCAAGAACAGGCCCTCATCACGCTCAAACTGTACGCTTCGCACCTGACTGTGCGCCCCGGCCAGACGCTGAATCTGGCGCTGGCGATCGACATCGCCGAGGGCTGGCACCTGTACGGTCCGAATCCCGATGTGGAGTTCGTGATTCCGACGACGGTCAGCGTTTCCGAGTCGAAACTGATCACCGCGGGCCAGGTCGCGGCGCCCCAGCCCGTGGTCAAGATGGACGATGTGATCAAGCAGAAGCTGGCCACCTATGAAGGTCGCATCTGGTATCGCGTCGGCGTGACGGTCAATCCCGATGCGGCTTCGGGGGCGGGCACGGTTCCGGGGGTGATCGAGGTGGTGGTCAAGTCGCAGGCCTGCGATGCGACGCGCTGCCTCCAGCCGCGCACCGACACGCTGCGCCTGCCGATCGTGATCGATCCGGACGCTTCTCCGACCGCTCCGCCGCGCCATCCCAAGCTTTTCGTGTCATCTGCCGCACCGTAA
- a CDS encoding sigma-70 family RNA polymerase sigma factor, with the protein MNRGHFGVSYNEKDLIRMSQRQKAERFAQAFRPHWDVLYAMACQYMRQEADARDLLQETALRAWRFYRSHPQKTYRRAWWVTIMRRIVLDWRRQASRRIRMVPTTHVELTERYAADAGDPLADLGPMDERQFREMLDASIVTALDRLEPQYREVLLLHVSGGMRYREIAELLDCPIGTVMSRMARARRMLRERLHECPGLALPRQAKGTHASDITSDPGHNP; encoded by the coding sequence ATGAATCGAGGACATTTCGGCGTTTCATACAATGAAAAGGATCTCATTCGAATGAGTCAGCGTCAAAAAGCAGAGCGATTCGCGCAGGCATTTCGTCCGCATTGGGACGTGCTGTATGCCATGGCGTGTCAGTACATGCGGCAGGAGGCCGATGCGCGCGATCTGCTTCAGGAAACAGCCCTGCGGGCCTGGCGATTCTACCGGTCGCATCCTCAGAAAACCTACCGCCGGGCGTGGTGGGTGACGATCATGCGGCGGATCGTGCTGGACTGGCGGCGCCAGGCCTCGCGGCGTATCCGGATGGTTCCGACGACCCATGTGGAACTCACAGAGCGATATGCCGCGGACGCCGGCGACCCGCTGGCCGACTTGGGGCCGATGGATGAGCGACAGTTTCGAGAGATGCTCGACGCCTCGATCGTCACGGCGCTGGATCGCCTGGAGCCGCAGTATCGCGAGGTGCTGCTGCTGCATGTGAGCGGCGGAATGCGTTACCGCGAGATCGCCGAGCTGCTGGACTGTCCCATCGGCACGGTGATGTCGCGTATGGCCCGGGCCCGGCGCATGCTGCGTGAGCGATTACACGAATGCCCCGGTCTGGCGTTGCCGCGACAAGCCAAAGGAACCCACGCGTCGGACATCACGTCCGACCCAGGGCACAACCCATGA
- a CDS encoding outer membrane beta-barrel protein — MTSHAMPAGGHRTISSGSSDMTCVYRRIMFLCHVLVILLAAGVLHAQAQATTPAEHEEPVGLIAAFNKMVADSVGPEAAQPQREPFTRGSWAVDVFGIATSNINNEPGANLYGGGLGLSYYVEDNLAIRAEAIGLGLDQNGDDAAAGGLTLLARWHFYRQPRWSLFVEGGAGFLISDVSIPDGSRSRDEDGTNFNFTPQAGVGATYQLADNMHLVGGFRYIHISNASIEGGSRNPGNDTIGGYLGVMFTF; from the coding sequence ATGACATCTCATGCGATGCCCGCAGGCGGTCATCGCACGATTTCTTCAGGGAGTTCCGACATGACCTGTGTTTATCGTCGAATCATGTTTCTGTGCCACGTCCTGGTGATTCTGCTGGCGGCGGGCGTATTGCATGCCCAGGCTCAAGCGACGACACCGGCCGAGCATGAGGAGCCGGTGGGATTGATCGCCGCGTTCAACAAGATGGTCGCCGACAGCGTCGGCCCGGAAGCGGCGCAGCCGCAGCGAGAGCCGTTCACGCGCGGCTCCTGGGCGGTGGACGTGTTCGGCATCGCAACCAGTAACATCAACAACGAGCCGGGCGCCAACCTCTATGGCGGTGGCTTGGGCTTGAGTTATTACGTCGAGGACAACCTGGCGATTCGCGCCGAAGCGATCGGGCTGGGTTTGGATCAGAACGGCGACGATGCGGCCGCGGGCGGTCTGACGCTGCTGGCGCGGTGGCACTTCTATCGCCAGCCGCGCTGGAGCCTGTTCGTCGAGGGCGGGGCGGGCTTTCTGATCAGCGACGTGAGCATCCCCGACGGGTCGCGCTCCAGGGATGAGGACGGCACCAACTTCAACTTCACGCCGCAGGCCGGCGTCGGCGCCACGTATCAACTCGCGGACAACATGCACCTGGTCGGCGGCTTCCGCTACATCCATATCTCCAACGCGAGCATCGAAGGCGGCAGCCGCAATCCAGGCAACGATACGATTGGCGGATACCTGGGCGTGATGTTCACGTTCTGA
- a CDS encoding redoxin domain-containing protein, with product MRRTLRVCVAVVFVGLLLGRGRITQQIALRQVLAATAPSPQAIEHMLAESTEPGAMAVRLWSQGRLAHQRAVVDALRGNVGGMDAATWRTVDPILRQAPHSPDLDVVEASLAMLVARADRRAVCWVSAYQSDADPERRALWLRYLAAVGQYGDAALAADSIEDKDPYVSALALAALRQCTGAWFESADPVQTARQWVAAHREELSPAANCGPPTRWTLGAIDFDLRDLDGHPVRLSDFRGRVVLVNFWATWCGPCIAEVPDLIELNQRRGDDLVVLGVAVDAVPHDHAHRPGDAHDEAAERERHVQQVRRIVKQYGINYPVLIDDTGVASAAYRAEGVPVSVWFDAEGRIARRLTGPRSITVFEAMYRWTAE from the coding sequence TTGCGTCGCACGCTGAGAGTCTGCGTCGCTGTGGTGTTCGTGGGGCTCCTGCTGGGGCGAGGCAGGATCACGCAGCAGATCGCCTTGCGGCAGGTGCTGGCGGCGACGGCGCCCTCGCCGCAGGCCATCGAGCACATGCTGGCCGAATCGACAGAGCCTGGCGCGATGGCGGTGCGCCTCTGGTCCCAAGGCAGGTTGGCTCATCAACGAGCCGTTGTGGACGCTTTGCGCGGCAACGTCGGCGGCATGGACGCGGCCACATGGCGGACGGTTGATCCGATCCTTCGCCAGGCGCCGCATTCGCCGGATCTGGATGTGGTCGAAGCATCGCTGGCGATGCTGGTGGCACGGGCCGACCGCCGCGCCGTGTGCTGGGTCAGCGCCTATCAAAGCGACGCCGATCCCGAGCGGCGCGCCCTGTGGCTGCGTTATCTGGCGGCGGTGGGTCAGTATGGCGACGCCGCGCTGGCCGCGGATTCCATCGAGGATAAGGACCCGTATGTGAGTGCCCTGGCGCTGGCCGCGTTGCGACAATGCACCGGAGCCTGGTTCGAATCCGCCGATCCGGTCCAGACGGCCCGCCAATGGGTCGCCGCTCACCGGGAAGAGTTGTCGCCCGCGGCCAACTGCGGCCCGCCGACCCGATGGACGCTTGGCGCGATCGACTTCGACCTGCGAGACCTGGACGGACATCCGGTGCGGCTTTCGGACTTTCGCGGCCGCGTCGTCCTGGTCAACTTCTGGGCCACCTGGTGCGGCCCGTGCATCGCCGAAGTGCCCGATCTGATCGAACTGAATCAGCGGCGCGGTGACGATCTGGTGGTGCTGGGCGTGGCCGTCGATGCGGTCCCGCATGATCATGCGCACCGGCCGGGCGACGCGCACGACGAGGCCGCCGAGCGGGAGCGCCATGTGCAACAGGTGCGCCGTATCGTCAAGCAATATGGGATCAACTACCCGGTGCTGATCGACGACACCGGTGTCGCCAGCGCCGCTTATCGGGCCGAGGGTGTGCCCGTGAGCGTCTGGTTCGACGCGGAGGGTCGGATCGCGCGTCGTCTGACCGGACCTCGCTCGATCACCGTATTTGAGGCGATGTACCGTTGGACCGCTGAATAG
- a CDS encoding DUF2064 domain-containing protein: MVRLRSDLDRVRARLVDAGPRRMLEQAAWSDPCGTIGDTDVLDGQCIAIILPALNEAQVIGQVLDDLPDWLDTKVVVDNGSTDPTAAIAQRHGALVVTESRRGYGAACLAGLTALTRPPAPDIIVFMDADRSDDPADMTNLLAPILRDEADLVIGSRVLGDHEPGALTWPQHAGNALASGLLRHLWNVPCTDLGPFRAIRYSVLQRLAMDDLDYGWTVQMQIRAARLGYRIREIPVRYRRRVGRSKISGTVRGVFAAGYKILTTIGREYLTDRVAHHPASQLIIFSRLPQPGSTKTRMILLLGPQGAADLQRQMTRHTLDVAENFSDASGCRIQVRHTGGERHAMAATFGYGRDYQDQGPGDLGRRLQRAFDDAFASRHQHALCIGSDCPSITVEILSQASRALSNHDVVIGPAVDGGYYLIGLRAPMPGLFENIPWGTERVYEQTRRRIAARGLSCHVLATLSDVDEPADLPVWRSVLDAKETQASRPLISVIIPTLNEADRLPQAISSVTQSPGVEVIVADGGSDDATREVATQLGAAVVQSERGRGSQMNAGAAAAHGRYLLFLHADTRLPFGYDRQVHRILNTPGCVAGAFRMAFDRSTPSLRWIEWATDLRSRHLQLPYGDQALFLARHTFDAIGGFKPIPVMEDFDLVHRLREHGYIAIARQTTITSARKYQRHGIWLTVARHQWMILRWQAARAACEQGVIGAPVSLRT; encoded by the coding sequence GTGGTTCGACTACGGTCTGATCTGGATCGAGTTCGCGCCCGTCTGGTTGATGCTGGGCCTCGAAGGATGCTGGAGCAGGCGGCCTGGTCCGACCCTTGTGGAACAATCGGAGACACTGACGTGCTCGACGGCCAATGCATAGCGATCATCCTCCCCGCGCTGAACGAGGCGCAGGTGATCGGGCAGGTGCTCGACGACCTGCCCGACTGGCTCGACACGAAAGTCGTCGTGGACAACGGATCGACCGATCCGACCGCCGCGATCGCGCAACGCCATGGCGCCCTCGTCGTCACCGAGTCGCGACGCGGATACGGGGCCGCGTGCCTGGCGGGATTGACCGCGCTGACCCGCCCGCCGGCGCCGGATATCATCGTCTTCATGGACGCCGATCGCAGCGATGATCCCGCCGACATGACGAACCTGCTGGCGCCCATCCTCCGTGATGAGGCCGACCTGGTCATCGGCTCACGCGTCCTCGGCGATCATGAGCCCGGCGCGCTGACCTGGCCGCAGCACGCCGGCAACGCCCTGGCCAGCGGCCTGCTGCGTCATCTATGGAACGTGCCCTGCACCGATCTGGGCCCGTTCCGCGCGATTCGGTATTCGGTGCTTCAGCGTCTGGCGATGGACGATCTGGATTACGGCTGGACGGTCCAGATGCAGATACGCGCCGCACGCCTGGGATATCGAATCCGTGAAATCCCGGTCCGTTACCGCCGGCGCGTCGGCCGATCCAAGATCTCCGGGACAGTCCGCGGCGTGTTCGCCGCCGGCTACAAAATTCTCACGACGATCGGCCGTGAATACCTGACGGATCGCGTCGCGCATCATCCGGCGAGTCAGTTGATCATCTTCTCCCGCCTGCCGCAGCCCGGTTCGACCAAGACACGCATGATCCTGTTGCTCGGTCCTCAAGGCGCCGCCGATCTGCAGCGTCAGATGACCCGGCACACGCTCGACGTGGCGGAGAATTTTTCTGACGCGTCCGGTTGCAGGATTCAGGTACGTCATACCGGCGGTGAACGCCATGCCATGGCGGCGACCTTCGGATACGGCCGTGACTACCAGGACCAGGGGCCTGGCGATCTGGGTCGTCGCCTGCAACGCGCTTTTGATGATGCATTCGCCAGCAGGCATCAACACGCGCTCTGCATCGGCAGCGACTGTCCGTCGATCACCGTCGAGATATTGAGCCAGGCGAGTCGAGCACTGAGTAATCATGACGTGGTCATCGGGCCGGCCGTCGATGGCGGTTATTACCTGATCGGTCTGCGTGCCCCGATGCCCGGCCTGTTCGAAAACATCCCCTGGGGAACGGAGCGAGTGTACGAGCAGACCCGCCGGCGCATCGCCGCACGGGGACTGAGCTGCCACGTGCTGGCGACGTTGTCCGACGTGGATGAACCGGCCGATCTGCCCGTCTGGCGATCGGTTCTCGACGCGAAGGAAACTCAGGCTTCGCGCCCGTTGATCAGCGTAATCATTCCGACGCTCAACGAGGCCGATCGACTTCCGCAAGCCATCTCCTCGGTCACGCAATCTCCGGGGGTCGAAGTCATCGTCGCCGACGGCGGCAGCGACGACGCGACGCGGGAAGTGGCGACGCAACTCGGCGCGGCGGTGGTCCAGTCTGAACGAGGTCGCGGCAGCCAGATGAACGCCGGCGCCGCGGCGGCTCACGGTCGATACCTGCTGTTCCTTCACGCCGACACGCGACTGCCCTTCGGTTACGACCGGCAGGTCCACCGCATCCTCAACACGCCCGGCTGCGTCGCCGGCGCCTTCCGCATGGCGTTTGATCGCTCGACCCCATCACTGCGATGGATCGAATGGGCGACCGATCTGCGATCACGCCATCTGCAACTGCCCTACGGCGACCAGGCCCTTTTCCTTGCACGTCACACCTTCGATGCCATCGGCGGCTTCAAGCCGATTCCGGTCATGGAAGATTTCGACCTGGTGCATCGACTGCGCGAACACGGATACATCGCCATCGCCCGCCAGACCACGATTACCTCCGCTCGGAAATATCAGCGGCATGGGATCTGGCTCACCGTCGCTCGACACCAGTGGATGATCCTCCGCTGGCAGGCGGCTCGCGCCGCCTGTGAACAAGGCGTGATTGGCGCGCCGGTTTCGCTCAGAACGTGA